From Virgibacillus natechei, the proteins below share one genomic window:
- a CDS encoding Nramp family divalent metal transporter: MSQSTQKKSFKEKLKIIGPSAIISASFIGPGTITTATQAGASYGYALLWAVVFSVITTMVLQMMVARLGIIAQKGLGAAIRDQFENLILKYSVMGFVLMSIFIGCAAYMSGDLNGTSLGIATLTGWSINVIGPIVGIIVLLLGISGSYKLVEKLMIVLVIIMSIVFITTMIVAKPDLAGIFSGVFAPSMPPGSIITIIALIGTTVVPYNLFIHSSSVQEKWNKPSHLKDSRWDIFITIGVGGLITAAVLITSGTLMRGVEVETVADLALQLEPLLGSWAETFLAIGIFSAGFSSTTASALGAAMVASSMLKWENGMKNWRFKTVFGSVILIGILSFILNFEPLEVLLFAQALNGILLPGIAILIMVIMNNKKLLGNYRNSLKVNVAGSIIVIICLGLGTHSLITAIGDFIG; the protein is encoded by the coding sequence ATGTCTCAATCAACACAGAAAAAGTCATTTAAAGAAAAATTGAAGATAATAGGTCCAAGCGCGATTATATCAGCATCGTTTATCGGACCTGGCACAATCACGACAGCAACGCAGGCAGGTGCCTCGTACGGGTATGCACTTTTATGGGCAGTTGTCTTTTCCGTTATTACGACGATGGTGTTGCAGATGATGGTAGCTCGGCTGGGAATCATTGCACAAAAAGGACTGGGGGCAGCAATACGCGACCAATTTGAAAATCTGATTTTAAAATACTCGGTCATGGGTTTTGTCCTGATGTCCATATTCATCGGATGTGCTGCTTATATGAGTGGCGATTTGAATGGAACATCACTTGGTATCGCCACATTGACAGGATGGTCGATAAATGTCATCGGCCCCATTGTAGGAATCATTGTATTGCTGCTCGGCATAAGCGGCAGTTACAAATTAGTTGAAAAATTAATGATTGTCCTTGTTATCATTATGAGTATTGTATTTATCACAACCATGATTGTGGCAAAACCGGATCTTGCAGGAATTTTTTCAGGGGTATTTGCTCCTTCCATGCCTCCTGGTTCGATTATCACGATTATTGCGCTGATTGGTACGACCGTGGTGCCATATAATTTATTCATTCACTCTTCATCTGTACAGGAAAAATGGAATAAACCCTCCCATTTAAAGGATTCGCGTTGGGATATTTTTATAACGATCGGAGTGGGCGGCTTAATCACAGCAGCTGTTCTGATTACTTCCGGCACGTTAATGCGGGGCGTGGAGGTAGAAACAGTTGCCGATCTAGCCTTGCAATTGGAACCGCTTTTAGGTAGTTGGGCTGAAACATTTCTAGCGATTGGCATTTTTTCAGCTGGTTTCTCTTCCACGACTGCCTCCGCTCTTGGTGCGGCAATGGTAGCAAGCAGTATGCTGAAATGGGAAAATGGAATGAAAAATTGGCGTTTCAAAACCGTATTTGGCTCCGTTATTCTGATTGGTATCCTTTCCTTCATACTTAATTTTGAGCCATTGGAGGTACTTCTTTTCGCCCAGGCACTAAATGGCATTCTCCTGCCAGGTATTGCCATTTTAATCATGGTCATTATGAACAATAAAAAATTGCTTGGCAACTATAGAAACTCTTTAAAAGTAAATGTGGCCGGTAGCATTATTGTAATTATTTGTTTGGGGCTGGGGACGCATAGCTTAATTACGGCGATTGGCGACTTTATTGGATAG
- a CDS encoding PTS sugar transporter subunit IIA, translating into MTKEILSKDNIHLNVSTLAEKEEAIRYTGEILVDNGYVEESYVGKMLEREEVTSTFMGNNVAIPHGTEDAKVAVLETGLSIVTVPEGVDFGDGNIVKVLIGIAGKGDEHLEVLSKIAIVCSEEENIEKIVGAQSKEEIIRLFDEVS; encoded by the coding sequence ATGACAAAAGAAATTTTAAGTAAAGACAATATCCATCTAAACGTATCAACACTAGCTGAGAAAGAGGAAGCGATTCGTTACACGGGCGAAATCCTAGTTGATAACGGGTATGTGGAAGAATCCTATGTAGGGAAAATGCTAGAAAGAGAAGAAGTGACGTCTACATTTATGGGGAATAATGTTGCCATCCCACACGGAACGGAAGACGCGAAGGTGGCTGTTCTGGAAACGGGACTTTCTATCGTGACCGTACCAGAAGGCGTCGATTTTGGTGATGGAAATATCGTAAAAGTGCTTATCGGCATTGCTGGTAAAGGGGACGAACATTTAGAAGTCCTATCAAAAATTGCTATCGTATGTTCGGAAGAGGAGAACATCGAAAAAATCGTTGGAGCACAATCAAAAGAGGAAATTATACGTTTGTTTGATGAGGTGAGCTAA
- a CDS encoding PTS mannitol transporter subunit IICB, with translation MSEKKGFRAKVQRFGSYLSGMIMPNIGAFIAWGIITALFIPDGWWPNESLAELVDPMLYFLLPLLIGFTGGRMVHDLRGGVVGATATMGVIVGADIPMFLGAMIMGPLAGYLMKKIDERFQDKVKSGFEMLYNNFSAGILGAILACFSLFGVSPLVEALNNLLAAGVEVIVAAGLLPLANIIIEPAKILFLNNAINHGILSPIGAEQASEVGKSILFLLEANPGPGFGILLAFAVFGTGMSKSSASGASIIQFFGGIHEIYFPYILMKPTLILAAIGGGVSGVFTFVLFDAGLVAPASPGSIFALLALTPQGNYLGTILGVIVAAAVSFVIAGFILKTSKQEDDDLSSATGQMEEMKGNQSAVSSTLTQDAEEAQFEKDAEAVEEKTADEVEKVIFACDAGMGSSAMGSSLLKNKFKKADIDIFVTNTAINNIPDDADIIITHKDLTDRAKAKLPTAEHISVENFLNSPAYEELVERLKK, from the coding sequence ATGTCAGAGAAGAAAGGTTTTCGAGCGAAGGTACAGCGTTTTGGTAGTTACTTAAGTGGAATGATTATGCCGAATATCGGGGCATTTATTGCTTGGGGTATTATTACAGCTTTATTTATACCTGATGGCTGGTGGCCGAATGAGAGTTTGGCGGAATTAGTTGATCCGATGCTTTATTTCCTGCTGCCACTATTAATTGGTTTTACTGGCGGTCGGATGGTCCACGACCTACGTGGTGGAGTGGTTGGTGCCACGGCTACGATGGGTGTTATTGTCGGTGCGGATATACCGATGTTTTTAGGGGCTATGATTATGGGTCCGTTGGCTGGTTACTTAATGAAGAAGATCGACGAGCGGTTCCAGGATAAAGTTAAATCCGGATTTGAAATGCTTTACAATAATTTCTCGGCTGGTATTCTTGGTGCGATTTTAGCATGTTTTTCTTTGTTTGGCGTTAGCCCGCTTGTAGAGGCACTTAATAATCTGCTAGCTGCTGGGGTTGAAGTGATTGTTGCTGCTGGATTATTGCCACTTGCAAATATCATTATTGAACCGGCGAAGATCTTATTTTTAAATAATGCAATTAACCACGGGATATTAAGTCCGATCGGGGCTGAGCAAGCTTCTGAGGTAGGGAAATCAATTTTGTTCCTATTAGAAGCAAATCCTGGTCCAGGTTTTGGTATTCTCCTTGCCTTTGCTGTTTTTGGTACAGGGATGTCGAAAAGCTCCGCATCTGGTGCTTCAATTATTCAATTCTTTGGTGGGATTCACGAGATCTATTTCCCATACATTTTAATGAAGCCAACATTAATTTTAGCTGCAATCGGTGGTGGTGTAAGTGGGGTGTTCACATTCGTGCTATTTGACGCAGGATTAGTAGCTCCAGCATCACCTGGAAGTATTTTTGCTTTACTAGCTCTGACGCCACAAGGTAATTATCTTGGCACGATCCTTGGTGTCATCGTTGCTGCAGCCGTCTCATTTGTGATAGCAGGGTTTATTTTGAAAACAAGTAAGCAGGAGGATGATGATTTGTCATCCGCTACTGGGCAAATGGAAGAAATGAAGGGCAATCAAAGTGCTGTATCTTCCACTTTAACGCAAGATGCGGAAGAAGCTCAATTTGAAAAAGACGCGGAAGCTGTGGAGGAAAAGACCGCTGATGAAGTAGAAAAAGTAATTTTCGCCTGTGATGCGGGTATGGGTTCAAGTGCAATGGGATCATCGTTGTTAAAAAATAAATTTAAAAAAGCGGATATTGATATTTTTGTTACCAATACCGCGATTAACAACATACCAGATGATGCGGATATCATTATTACCCATAAAGATTTAACGGATCGTGCAAAAGCGAAATTACCGACTGCTGAGCATATTTCGGTGGAAAATTTCTTAAACAGTCCGGCGTATGAAGAGTTGGTTGAACGTCTTAAGAAATAA
- a CDS encoding mannitol-1-phosphate 5-dehydrogenase, which produces MEAVHFGAGNIGRGFIGSLLHQANYHTTFIDVNAEVIQALNENKQYNVILASENSEKHNVQHVSGINSVTDAASVVEAIKNAAILTTAVGPNILPVIAELIAEGLRERVKSNKQPLNIIACENMIGGSSILKEKVYEHLASDEQASCDALIGFPNAAVDRIVPNQVNDDLLEVSVEPYYEWLVEEIGIKGQTPAIEGITYVQDLTPYIERKLFTVNTGHSAVAYIGHYMGCETIADAMDEPQVQEIIKGALSESGEALIQTYHFDREEHQTYINTIMNRFMNPYISDEVTRVGRGPIRKLGPRDRLIRPASAYMEVTGKKPTYLAKTIAAALQFGNEQDAEAVELQQMIQEDGVEKVLQSVSGLAAGSTLIGAVLEEVDRIGEWRR; this is translated from the coding sequence ATGGAGGCAGTACATTTTGGTGCAGGGAATATCGGTCGTGGTTTTATCGGTTCCCTGCTTCACCAGGCAAATTATCATACAACATTTATAGATGTGAATGCGGAAGTTATTCAAGCTTTAAACGAAAATAAGCAGTACAACGTTATTTTGGCTTCTGAAAATAGTGAGAAACACAATGTGCAACATGTTTCAGGAATTAACAGCGTTACGGATGCCGCTAGCGTTGTGGAAGCTATTAAAAATGCTGCAATACTGACAACAGCTGTTGGCCCGAATATTTTACCTGTGATCGCAGAACTAATAGCAGAAGGCTTGCGGGAACGCGTGAAATCAAATAAGCAGCCATTAAATATTATTGCTTGCGAGAACATGATAGGGGGAAGTTCGATTTTAAAGGAAAAGGTCTACGAGCATCTTGCATCAGATGAGCAAGCGTCATGCGATGCATTGATTGGCTTCCCAAATGCAGCAGTTGATCGAATCGTTCCGAACCAGGTTAATGATGATCTGCTGGAAGTATCTGTTGAGCCGTATTATGAATGGTTAGTGGAGGAAATAGGCATCAAAGGCCAAACCCCAGCGATTGAGGGCATCACCTATGTTCAGGACTTAACACCTTATATTGAGCGAAAATTATTCACGGTCAATACAGGCCATTCGGCAGTAGCGTATATCGGACACTATATGGGATGCGAGACAATTGCAGACGCAATGGATGAGCCTCAGGTGCAGGAAATCATCAAAGGTGCATTATCCGAGTCAGGAGAAGCACTTATTCAAACGTATCATTTTGATCGAGAAGAACATCAAACGTATATTAACACCATCATGAACCGATTTATGAACCCTTATATTTCAGACGAAGTAACCAGAGTTGGACGAGGCCCAATTCGCAAGCTTGGACCGCGTGACCGCCTCATTCGTCCAGCCAGCGCTTATATGGAAGTAACAGGGAAGAAGCCAACTTACCTTGCCAAAACAATCGCAGCCGCGTTGCAGTTTGGGAACGAGCAGGACGCAGAAGCGGTTGAATTGCAGCAAATGATTCAGGAAGATGGCGTTGAAAAGGTGCTGCAGTCGGTTTCGGGATTGGCAGCTGGTAGTACGTTGATTGGTGCTGTGTTGGAGGAAGTGGATAGGATTGGCGAATGGCGTAGGTAG
- a CDS encoding tRNA dihydrouridine synthase has protein sequence MKDNFWRDLPRPFFILAPMEDVTNVAFRHVVSAAARPDVFFTEFTNSESYCHPEAQHSVRGRLTFTEDEQPIVAHIWGDNPEHFREMSIGMAKQGFSGLDINMGCPVPNVATKGKGCGLIRRPEVAAELIQAAKAGGLPVSVKTRLGYTNVDEWRDWLTHLLQQDIVNLSIHLRTKKEMSKVDAHWELIPEIKKLRDEVAPDTLLTINGDIPDRQTGLKLVREYGIDGVMIGRGIFKNPFAFEKQPKDHSSKEMLDLLRLHLDLHDKYSVLEPRPFRPLRRFFKIYVRRFRGASELRNQLMSTESTDEVRALLDNFESKKCLSLPE, from the coding sequence ATGAAAGATAACTTTTGGCGTGATTTACCACGACCATTTTTTATACTAGCACCTATGGAAGATGTGACGAATGTTGCTTTTCGCCATGTAGTGAGCGCGGCAGCCAGACCTGATGTGTTTTTTACAGAGTTTACAAACTCGGAAAGTTATTGTCACCCAGAGGCGCAACATAGCGTGCGTGGGCGTTTGACTTTTACAGAGGATGAACAACCAATTGTTGCCCATATATGGGGTGATAATCCTGAACACTTTCGGGAAATGAGTATCGGTATGGCGAAACAAGGGTTTAGTGGTCTGGATATCAATATGGGCTGTCCTGTACCTAATGTGGCCACAAAAGGGAAGGGCTGCGGTCTGATCCGTCGTCCAGAAGTTGCAGCAGAACTAATACAAGCAGCAAAAGCAGGAGGGTTGCCCGTAAGTGTGAAGACACGGCTTGGTTACACGAATGTAGACGAATGGCGCGACTGGTTAACACACCTATTGCAACAAGACATTGTTAATCTTTCCATTCATCTGCGTACAAAAAAGGAAATGAGCAAAGTAGATGCACACTGGGAACTAATACCGGAGATTAAGAAACTTCGTGATGAGGTGGCACCAGATACACTTTTGACGATCAATGGGGATATCCCTGACCGCCAGACTGGCTTGAAGCTCGTTCGTGAGTACGGTATTGATGGAGTTATGATAGGGCGTGGTATTTTTAAAAATCCATTTGCCTTTGAAAAGCAGCCCAAAGATCATAGTAGTAAGGAAATGCTTGATCTCTTAAGATTGCACCTTGATCTACATGATAAATATTCAGTATTAGAACCTCGTCCGTTCAGGCCTCTTCGTCGCTTTTTTAAGATATATGTTCGCAGGTTTAGAGGAGCGAGTGAATTAAGGAATCAATTGATGAGCACAGAGTCAACAGATGAAGTGCGTGCATTGCTTGATAACTTTGAGTCGAAGAAGTGCCTGTCACTTCCCGAGTAA
- a CDS encoding BglG family transcription antiterminator, giving the protein MNRLYIAGRERKVIELLIKYPEGITVKELGAELEVSTRTIHRDLKNSEKTLFDYNLELAKKAGVGVRIIGDSQDLQQLEMALTKMPSLEFTPNERQAVILSALLETNEPIKLYALASELGVTVATISHDLDELEEPLTSHHLFLIRKRGFGVKVEGEERNKRAAISNLISKYVDPFEFVSLIKENIQKKSKPQLNSISNRLLGLVNPEKLVLIEQKVEQTRTHLQHELADSAHVGLVVHLALAIERLQKGDTIEFDPVYLKQMEETHEYAIAKKLIQDLEMAFDMEIPEDEIGYITMHLLGAKLRSDHHFMLEDSSMDVAYQAKALIQYISTQLDTDLTDNTALLNDLVTHLKPTIYRLKQGMNIKNPMIDEITRDYADLFYLIEQGARDIFPDVALPKDEIGYLVLHFASVLLHGEKDADLHALVICSSGIGTAKILATKLMQRFPEVKQVDNKSLFDLGDSDTGAYDIIVSTIPLKGLDEEYVVTSPMLTKDEVERIKKAIRKKKLTYKPNEAKHDRDEEQNTDFILQLEAMQHYSKVILDVLNAFYMEEMAAKQNVAAILRSVCMQLEKSQMIEDRDTVFRELQNREQVSGLGIPGTSLALYHTRSAHVFVPSFTIHALNESLIVAGMDGEDMTMNRMLLMLAPEDAHPEMLEVLSYLSSIVIQGKESIKRFESGDEAKIKNFLTDQFYSFLNEKKLIH; this is encoded by the coding sequence GTGAACCGTTTGTATATTGCTGGTCGTGAGCGAAAAGTAATCGAGCTTTTAATCAAGTACCCGGAAGGCATAACGGTGAAAGAGCTGGGTGCTGAGCTTGAAGTCAGCACCCGAACGATTCACCGAGACTTGAAAAATAGTGAAAAAACACTGTTTGATTATAACCTGGAATTAGCAAAGAAGGCTGGGGTCGGCGTCCGCATTATTGGGGACAGCCAGGACTTGCAGCAACTGGAGATGGCTCTTACAAAAATGCCATCTTTGGAATTCACACCAAATGAACGACAGGCCGTTATTTTATCGGCATTGCTGGAGACAAATGAGCCCATTAAATTATACGCGCTGGCAAGTGAACTTGGCGTGACGGTTGCGACCATTAGTCATGACCTTGATGAGCTGGAAGAACCGCTCACGTCCCATCACCTTTTCCTGATACGAAAAAGAGGATTTGGCGTTAAAGTAGAGGGAGAGGAACGGAATAAACGGGCTGCAATCAGTAATTTAATCAGCAAATATGTAGATCCATTTGAATTCGTCTCCCTGATAAAAGAAAACATCCAAAAAAAATCAAAGCCGCAATTAAATAGTATTTCGAATCGATTACTTGGTTTAGTCAATCCAGAGAAACTCGTCTTGATTGAGCAAAAAGTAGAACAAACGAGGACCCACTTACAACATGAATTAGCGGACAGTGCGCATGTAGGGCTCGTCGTTCACCTGGCATTGGCAATAGAACGATTGCAAAAAGGGGATACCATTGAATTTGACCCCGTATATTTAAAGCAAATGGAAGAAACACATGAATATGCAATTGCAAAAAAGCTGATTCAGGATCTTGAAATGGCATTCGATATGGAAATACCAGAAGATGAAATAGGCTATATTACGATGCATTTGTTGGGTGCTAAATTGCGTAGTGATCACCATTTTATGCTAGAAGATTCCAGTATGGATGTTGCCTATCAAGCGAAAGCATTAATTCAGTATATTAGTACACAATTGGATACGGATCTGACCGATAACACAGCGCTATTGAATGATTTGGTGACCCATTTGAAGCCAACGATTTATCGCTTAAAGCAAGGCATGAATATCAAGAATCCAATGATAGATGAAATCACAAGAGACTACGCGGACCTCTTTTATCTGATCGAACAAGGCGCAAGAGACATTTTCCCAGATGTAGCATTGCCGAAAGACGAAATCGGTTATCTTGTGCTTCACTTTGCATCTGTCTTGTTGCACGGGGAAAAGGACGCTGATTTACACGCACTTGTGATTTGTTCCAGTGGAATTGGAACGGCAAAAATTCTAGCCACGAAGCTCATGCAGCGTTTCCCAGAGGTTAAACAGGTAGATAATAAATCCCTGTTTGATCTGGGGGATTCAGATACGGGGGCCTATGATATTATTGTGTCGACCATTCCGTTAAAAGGGTTGGACGAGGAGTACGTTGTTACGTCCCCAATGCTAACGAAAGATGAAGTAGAACGTATTAAAAAAGCCATAAGAAAAAAGAAACTTACCTACAAGCCAAACGAGGCAAAACATGACCGGGACGAAGAGCAAAACACAGACTTTATCCTACAGTTGGAAGCAATGCAGCATTACTCGAAGGTGATTTTAGATGTATTAAATGCCTTTTACATGGAAGAAATGGCAGCCAAACAAAATGTGGCAGCCATTTTACGTTCGGTCTGTATGCAATTGGAAAAAAGCCAAATGATAGAGGATAGAGATACCGTTTTTCGTGAGCTGCAAAACAGGGAACAGGTAAGTGGTCTAGGCATCCCAGGTACGTCATTGGCGCTTTATCACACACGATCTGCTCATGTTTTTGTGCCAAGCTTCACGATCCATGCACTAAACGAGTCCTTAATTGTCGCAGGGATGGACGGAGAAGACATGACGATGAACCGAATGTTGCTCATGCTTGCACCTGAAGATGCACACCCGGAAATGCTAGAGGTTTTAAGTTATTTAAGTAGTATCGTTATCCAAGGAAAAGAAAGCATAAAACGATTCGAGTCAGGGGACGAAGCGAAAATCAAGAACTTCCTGACTGACCAATTTTATTCATTTTTAAATGAGAAGAAACTAATTCACTGA
- a CDS encoding SEC-C metal-binding domain-containing protein has protein sequence MSKTGRNDPCPCGSGKKYKKCCGASNVVEMGMGRYNTELERLRNTLIAFAIYEHEFDLEKIIDKYPQPALLHDDELMDTYMTGLTPWMIVNAPIFANDQTIYDVFNKKEQSKIKHTRIKNTFEEWGNSKPSIYEILSTDQQANKKATLQDVLTNETYDIALDEENDFEEVNLVTGILVPYIDHHQFLFPMIELPSDSKEKVIDLAKNYMDGAGDAGLAVDFPDFLGEALAIQANTIELEWDNPTHELVANHFENHMRAKGFDDKMISAGVLLWNIYCEKANPSFRKLGPSAAAIDYLIHHTLVPDTIVTQSQLAKEYETSAGSISKMVKRIEKELDEEMEHLFHEMIEEGILDEEAVDSFDEDILSNNNMNMEKTMRDLQNALEGQNFDSEEEVQPFMDELMKNQELPSPVSSSPRDLAQDKLYEAQVEKGAKRRKLIKEALDIYPNSPDAYLLMAADTSSMNEQHSLFHQALLAGEKDLGKDFFKENKGHFWLMIETRPYMRAKADYATVQYNLGDKESAMEHYEELLELNPNDNQGIRYQLLRIYLEEEKYVPAKHLIKQYEKEQSANFLFNEALLHYRTNGITPKTKALLKKATEQNPYVKDYLLDKKPIPRHSQDFMGIGDESEAIVYAQEHIHLWKEAQALLKEL, from the coding sequence ATGAGTAAAACCGGTAGAAATGATCCTTGTCCATGTGGAAGCGGGAAAAAGTATAAGAAATGTTGTGGGGCTTCGAATGTGGTTGAAATGGGTATGGGACGATATAACACTGAATTGGAGCGCCTTCGCAACACCCTCATCGCTTTTGCCATATATGAGCATGAATTTGATCTGGAGAAAATCATCGATAAATATCCACAACCAGCACTGCTTCATGACGATGAGTTGATGGATACGTATATGACAGGACTAACTCCTTGGATGATCGTGAACGCACCTATTTTTGCTAATGATCAAACGATATATGACGTGTTTAATAAGAAAGAGCAATCAAAAATCAAGCATACTAGAATAAAGAACACGTTTGAAGAATGGGGTAACAGCAAGCCATCTATTTACGAGATTTTATCAACCGATCAGCAAGCAAACAAAAAAGCAACACTACAAGATGTATTAACAAATGAAACATATGACATTGCATTAGATGAAGAGAATGATTTCGAGGAAGTCAATCTGGTCACTGGGATACTAGTTCCCTATATCGATCATCACCAGTTCCTTTTTCCAATGATTGAACTGCCCAGCGATAGTAAAGAAAAAGTCATCGATTTGGCTAAAAATTATATGGATGGGGCTGGAGACGCGGGCCTTGCAGTAGACTTCCCTGACTTTTTAGGCGAAGCACTAGCGATCCAAGCAAATACAATAGAACTGGAATGGGACAACCCCACTCACGAATTGGTCGCCAATCATTTTGAAAACCATATGCGTGCCAAAGGATTCGACGATAAAATGATCTCGGCAGGCGTTCTTCTCTGGAATATTTATTGTGAAAAAGCAAATCCATCTTTTAGAAAACTTGGACCTTCCGCAGCGGCCATTGACTACCTCATCCACCATACGCTGGTCCCAGATACAATTGTCACGCAAAGCCAGCTAGCAAAAGAATATGAGACATCAGCCGGTTCCATATCAAAAATGGTAAAAAGAATAGAAAAAGAGCTAGATGAGGAGATGGAACATCTTTTTCATGAAATGATCGAGGAAGGAATTCTTGACGAGGAAGCAGTGGATTCCTTTGATGAAGACATACTTAGCAATAATAACATGAATATGGAAAAAACCATGCGTGACCTTCAAAATGCCCTGGAAGGACAAAATTTCGATTCAGAAGAGGAAGTACAGCCATTTATGGATGAGCTAATGAAAAACCAGGAATTGCCGTCCCCCGTTTCCTCCTCTCCACGCGACCTGGCACAGGACAAGCTATATGAGGCGCAAGTGGAAAAGGGAGCTAAACGAAGAAAGCTGATTAAAGAAGCATTAGACATTTATCCAAACAGCCCGGATGCCTACTTACTGATGGCAGCAGATACCAGTTCGATGAATGAGCAGCATAGCCTTTTCCACCAAGCGCTCCTTGCTGGAGAAAAAGATTTGGGTAAAGACTTTTTCAAAGAAAACAAAGGCCATTTCTGGCTGATGATCGAAACGAGGCCCTACATGCGGGCAAAAGCCGATTATGCAACAGTCCAGTACAACCTAGGTGATAAAGAATCGGCGATGGAGCATTACGAGGAATTACTGGAATTGAATCCAAATGATAACCAGGGAATCCGTTACCAATTATTACGCATTTACTTGGAAGAAGAAAAATATGTACCAGCCAAACATTTAATCAAGCAATATGAAAAAGAGCAATCAGCAAATTTCCTTTTTAATGAGGCGTTATTACACTATCGTACAAACGGGATCACTCCCAAAACAAAAGCCTTACTAAAAAAAGCAACGGAGCAAAACCCGTATGTAAAAGACTATTTGCTTGATAAAAAGCCAATTCCAAGACACAGCCAGGACTTTATGGGAATTGGCGACGAAAGTGAAGCGATTGTGTATGCACAAGAACATATACATCTGTGGAAGGAAGCACAAGCATTGTTGAAGGAATTATGA
- a CDS encoding carbohydrate ABC transporter permease, protein MKRGSQVVTKPNKTAHHREKKLFGTGILYLLPALILLGVFLFYPIFRTLYFSFFELSGGGVVEGFIGWAHYADLIQSSEFRKSMVATLLFVLYTVPAEIIIALFLALLANEKLRGIGFFRTIFASTLGVSIAAGASIFLFLFHPSLGVLNNMLEVFGINGVDWLTNSRWALVSVAITTVWMHLGINFIILLGGLQNISRELYESADIDGAGYWSKLFKITIPLLSPVLFFVLIIAVIGSFQTFGQIDLLTGGGPAGATNIIVYSIYQEAFSYGNFGYASAQAIILFLIILIVTIFQFKYGEKKVHYQ, encoded by the coding sequence ATGAAAAGGGGTTCTCAAGTAGTTACAAAACCCAATAAAACCGCTCATCACCGGGAAAAGAAATTATTTGGAACTGGAATCTTGTATTTGCTACCTGCTTTAATCCTTTTAGGTGTGTTTTTATTCTATCCTATCTTTCGAACATTGTATTTTAGTTTTTTTGAACTTAGTGGCGGTGGTGTTGTTGAGGGTTTCATTGGTTGGGCACACTATGCTGATTTAATTCAATCATCGGAGTTTAGAAAAAGTATGGTGGCAACACTTTTATTCGTACTTTATACCGTGCCCGCTGAGATTATCATTGCCTTATTTTTAGCTCTCCTTGCGAATGAAAAATTAAGGGGCATTGGATTCTTTAGAACAATATTTGCATCTACATTAGGGGTATCGATCGCAGCTGGGGCAAGTATTTTCTTATTCTTATTCCACCCTTCATTAGGTGTGTTAAACAATATGCTAGAAGTCTTTGGAATAAACGGCGTAGACTGGCTGACAAATTCTAGGTGGGCTTTAGTCTCTGTTGCGATCACGACCGTATGGATGCATCTGGGAATAAATTTCATTATTTTACTTGGCGGCCTACAAAATATTTCACGGGAATTATATGAAAGTGCAGATATCGATGGAGCAGGATATTGGTCAAAGTTATTTAAAATTACAATCCCATTGCTTTCTCCTGTACTGTTTTTTGTTCTTATCATTGCAGTGATTGGGTCATTCCAGACATTTGGTCAAATTGATCTCTTAACAGGAGGAGGACCTGCTGGCGCAACGAATATTATTGTGTATTCCATTTATCAAGAAGCATTTTCTTATGGTAACTTCGGCTATGCAAGTGCACAGGCTATTATATTATTTCTAATCATTTTAATCGTCACCATCTTTCAGTTCAAATACGGGGAGAAGAAGGTGCATTACCAATGA